atgcatttttcaataatttattcattaattcCACTCTatcttcattcaattcttgtaaataatCTAAGATTTCCGGAACatcttgataataatacttATCTTTTAATCTATTGGCAACATTAatctttatcaaatattcatttttcCCATTATTCATAATAACTTGTTTTTCatccaatttcttttgatgCTTATCATTAGGTGccttttcatttttgtcTCTAGCAGTTTCTGTAGTTTGACATAATGAATCATAATGCTTTTTAGCTTTATTcacttcatcttcaaatttattcttttcttccACTAAGTAATCATTAATAGAATTGGCTAAGTTGGCTACTCTTTCACATTTATTCTTCAATgtaattaaattatcagCAATTTTCGACTGAAATTCTCGAGATAAATTAGATTTTTCGTCAGCAATAGCTTCTGTTTGTGTCAATAAATCAGTCCAAAGTACTAAAGAAGCATTTTCTAAAGAACCTGGAGTTATGGCTGGTTCATCCCCTACTGATAAACTAGCAGATAgtttactttttttatcaaagtATTTTTTCGTCAATTCCTTTAATTTCGTCAGGTATTCCTTTTCCAAATTGGATCGTTCTTGATAAAAATCAGATATATCTTGTAACCAATTTATACCGTTATTCACCCATTTTGATGTCAGTTTATAAGAATCTTTAAGTTCGTTCCCTATTGATATGGTTTCAATTGACATTGTGTATGTTGTCAAAAACTAAAGTGTGTAAGTGGAACTTGGTTGTTGCcaattgtaaaaaaaaatagggGGAGGGTTAAGGGCGGAAGAGGATTGTTGATATGGAACCAgaaattttgaatcttATTCGACTATACTATAATTAGTCCAACACAGGCGAATTGAAACTATGTCGCACGACATAATAGTAATAGGATACTTGGTTGTACATAGtctattctttttttttcttctgcagatttaaatcaagaattagcgacgtataatttattagcaACAGAATAGCACTTCCACCAacataattaataaaaaccCTGGGCATTAGTCTTATTGTTCCAAATTATATTGTGAAATTGTCCATACTGCTTGGTTGCTAGCCAAAAAGgataaagaaagaaatatcAAGCTCTATCAATTGGATTGTGTACTAactaacttttttttttcagctTTACGACCCGACAGTACCATTTATTCAAGGTgttttataatttcaacCCTTTACCCTCCTCCATATATTCAActagaaattaaaaattcatcTTTGCAAAGTGAGTGGTGGTGTCAAGAAATCgttttttaaatttgctTCAGGGCTTCTTAATAGTAGATcgtttatttttaaacGGAAACGAGTAAAACCCCCACATAAGAGATCCAAACTAagattattaattgatatatataagGACTATAAAGCTCTTGGTAAAAACATCCCTCTGTCGAGGGCAggattatttaaaattaaacgTAAAAAGGGTAttaatttttataattCAGGAATGACTGCACGAGATGAAAGTACTGTCCCGTTGTCGAGACGTCAACGACTTATGGGCCTTGCCAGAAATACAAGAGATAATTATATTCCGAAGATCACAGGTTCAGTGAGCTCATTTGCTTCTGGAGCTTCCCGGGCTTTCACCAATACCGATGTGTATGATGAGAATGGACGAATATTATTGCCCAAGGATTCCACAATTCAACTATTCCCCTCGTATACTAGACACCAGGATGGgaaatattttgttgatgttcAAGGCTGGGTTTTCACTCCCGGGGTCATGAATAGAAAGAATCGAGTGGTATTGTCAGTTGTCAAACAAATCATGAAACAAAGAGAAACGTCTAGAGCAGCTTTGAATAGCATAGAAAATGACAGTACTATGAAACAAGAAGTATTCAATCCAGATTCGGCAAGTTCAGATACAGAATCTATTATATCAGTGGACTCTTCTCATAGTTCAAGAAGTTCTAATGCATCACTCAATCCTGATGACGTTATCAAAGAAAGATTATCGAGCTTTTTTGCAAGGTCAATACCAAATACAGAGTTATCGATAACCATTGGATCAGAAAGCAAGGTTGACAATTTGAAGCAGCTATATATTTCAACTGATGGGTATGGCCATTTTGAAACTACCATTGAAGTGCCGTATAAGCCGTCAGTTATCCAAGCATCATCGAAATTAGTTGACACGGTATTTGCTTTCCAAGATATCAATGTTTATTCCAATTCTGGAATTGGGATAATTAGTGATATCGATGATACAGTTAAATTAACTGGGGTCATTGGAGAGAAGATGGTTTTATTGAGAAACTTATTGACTAATGAGGTCAGTCTGTGGAGTATACCAGCAGTAATTAAATGGTACCAAAATATCTACAAACGAGAAAATGTCAGTTTCTTTTATGTTTCCAATTCTCCATGGCAACTTTATAATACTATAAACGAATATTTTCAACACACTGGATTGCCTCCTGGGTCTGTGCATTTGAAAAGATATAGCGGGAACATAATAGCATCATTATTGGAACCTTCATCgtcaagaaaaagaagagcCTTGCACAAGATTTTGCAGGATTTCCCtgataaaaaatttgtgtGTATTGGAGATTCTGGTGAGCATGATTTGGAGGCATATGTCGATTTGGCTAGAAGTTTCCCGAATAGAATCTTATCCATCAACATCCGATATGTGGAAGACTCCTTTtctgatgataatgatcaGAAAATTTACAATGAAGTAATACGGTTAATCACTCTCAAACGAAAGGAGATACCAAAGACAACAGACACCTTGAAACCCAGTGCCAACAAGAAAAGTTTATCTCCATCTGCAGATGATCAAATAGAGGATTTGATAGATTTATCCGATGCATCTGTTCAACAGACACCAAAGAAACTCCCGCCTATGGTTCCGAAAAAGCCAACGAAATTAAAAGGGCAAAATATGACTAGAAAACCACCTCCTCCACCGCCACCTCCTCCATCACGAAATAGAGGCAATACCCTAACTCATTCATACACTGATAGTGTCATGTTATCACCCCATTCAACTACTCAATCACTGTTGCCAACTTCACCCCCATCTTCTTCCAACGTTGCTTCGGATGGTAACTCTATCGACGAAGAACTACCACCGTTACCCCCTAGACGACAAACTTCCCCTAGTATTAACTCAAGCACTTCACATGATAGTGAATTAGACAGTATTTGCAATTCGCCCGGATTTATTGAACTTGAAGAATACGATCAAAAAGGTGCTAATTGGATTAAACGAATCATATCCTCGattcatcaattggaaAGTGTTGACACGAAACTCAACATTTTTAAAGATGACGACGATGCTTTCTTCAAGAGTTCTTGTATCGAATtagatgaattgaaaaagtagTAAATGCGCCTATTTATGCGGTTTGAGAGATTCAGATAAAACAAAGGGTAGTCTAATACATTAGTTGTATATCAAATAATGTGTCTATGATAACTTTATCATAACTatacaaatatatataaatgatTATGCTGTAATTGCGTCTTTATTTTCTAGACTTTCACTTTGATTATCCTcttgttgataatattcTTGAGCCTTGGATCCATCTCCGTAATCTTTGATATTTGGATCTGAATCGTCAGGTAAGTTGGACTTGAATTGTGATAAATCCCAAGTTTCCCCgttatcttcttcagtaTAGTATTTATCAGAGAACTTCTCCAAAATAACTTCTCTACCTGTAAGTACTCTTCTACCTCTTTTTTCatcctcttttttttgagaCTCCTTTTTGGAAGTTTGTTCTTGTTTCCATTTGGCAAAAGATTCAGCTGTGATTGGTGTGAATTTACTTTTATCCAATTTACTTCTTTCCAATTCAAGGAATTCTTCCAAAGTGATTTTAGGTTCATTTTCTGCCGCTAGTCTTTCCAATTTCTTCTGTTCTTTAGTTTTCAAGACGAATCCAGGAGGTAAAGAATGTTTATATTTACATTCATTACCACCATTAGGACAAACCCAAAACCAACCATATTTACCATTTTCAACTGcttcaatgaaaaatttacaaactTTCTCTGTAGTAGTCTTTGGATTCCCATGTTTGGATAAAATGActtttcttaatttttcttcatccCAATTATCCATGGTAtcattttccttttcttcttgtctACTATCAGTGTATAAATCTTTCTTGACAACTTTACGTCCAACATTTGGATCATGACTGAATTTACATTTATTGCCTTTTGTACATAATCcttgtttgaaaaattcacaCAATATCGATTTAGGATCAACACCAAAGGGgactttttgttgttgaatacCAAACAAAGCTGCTGCTTCCTTTTTTGCTTCTTCTTGTGCCTTCTTCTCTTCGGCTTTCCTCTTGGCTTCGGCCTCTTTCTTCTTAGCCAATCCTCCATCGATACCGGCTTTCATTTGgttgatttgttgttggacTTTTTTCGACTTGTTCTTATTCTTCAAACCAAAAGATTTGTCCTCAGCAGATTTGGCCTTAGCCTTGGCTTTGGCTTTATCTGCTGGTTGGttaactttcttttttggtggCATTGTTGTCGTTCTTCTATACTTTAATCAATAATCTCTTCAAATGATGTTCTGCAAAAATATAAGTAGAATTTAAacgcaaaaaaaaatttttttttttctgtctTAGCGTTGCTTTTATTGTCTGAAGAGAACAAGCCCATTGCTTATGTAAGTTCACGTGTGGAAAGGctgttgaaaaaaagaatggaTTAGCCAAGTAAGACTTTAAAAATAGCatatataaatacattTGTTTATTCATACAGATGCGATCTCTATACAATATCTTTTAGCGAAACTTTTGAgatattcttttcttttctttgcCAGAATTTGGAGTAACAGCGGTATTTGATCCCACAACCTGTATTGGAGAACTAATAACAGCTGCAGCTCCCTTGGGAGAGgcaattgaagaaacatGAGAGTTTCTAAAACTGTTATTTGCTGTTAAGTCCGGTGATATATTTGTAGTTGACTCGTTCGGAGAGTTTTGTCTAATACCctttttggattttttctttgtacCCAATATACCTTCAAATCTGGTAACATTTTCATTTGCATTGGAAGCAAGTTCATGGTCTCCATCATTGCGCGCAACACTTATTGTTGGTGAAGAAATTGCCGTAGACTGAATTGAAGAGGGTGTTTGATCAAGATCATTGGCATCAAATCCTGCTGATAAAGGTATTTTTGGGGTGGAGAATACTTCTGCTCTAGCCTTATTACCATGCCTACTACTTCTGAATGGTATGTATGACCGTTTGTTGGAGTGGTTTGAGTTGGTGGCTATTTGTGTGCTGCCAATGGAATCAGCCAAATTTGCTCTAAATGATGTGTTTGATGTTGTTCTGGCCAAACTTCTATTCAAAATAACCGAAGCCTTCTTGTCATAAACGTTTGGTGCTGATTCCATAGGCATCAAAGTGTCACTTGAATTACTGTATTTGGTGTCAACTGAAGCACTATGCACATGGTGTCGAGGATGCGCGTGGCTTCTTCTCATGGCTCTATTAGCTACTACTGGTATACTTCCAGCTTGCTCGGATTCTTTGGTGAAAAACGAGTCAAAATCGTCCAAGGCAGCCCAAACATTACTTAACAGCGCTTCTCGTTCGTCGACACTAACAGATACactatcaacaaattgagtTTGATCACTTGCTGTTCCATAATAATCTTCcagatgaaattgaatatcaatcccatcttcttcttgttccacattttcatcaacaatattatcGAGCGTACACGTTGAGAAAACAGCGTGTACGTTATTTCTTGTCGTTGCTGCAGTTATTGCCGGCATTGGAATTGACCAACCACTCTCATCTGGTATCCCAAATAAAGTAGCGGTATTCTCATATTCCTTCTTCATGGAAGTGCTTCCTAAACTCATTCTCAAAATATCCTTATCTGATTGGGATCCAGGAATGATTTCAGCTTCATCTAGCACTTGCAACGCCCATTCGGCATAATCTGTGAGCAACAACCTCAATAATGGGGATATCAAGTCAGCTCCAACACCAATAAATTCATCTCTTTGAAGATCAACTAATGGGAAAATCAGTTGCAAAAGGCCTAATGTTTCTGTTTTCACCCAAGGCATTTTATTGAACAACAACCCTAAAAGCAATACCAATGTTTGTGCCTGATACTCTGGGAAAAATGCATTCTTGATACACGAAATAGATTGATCAAGAAA
The sequence above is a segment of the Candida albicans SC5314 chromosome 3, complete sequence genome. Coding sequences within it:
- a CDS encoding uncharacterized protein (Ortholog(s) have mRNA binding activity, role in cytoplasmic translation, poly(A)+ mRNA export from nucleus and cytosol, polysomal ribosome localization), whose product is MPPKKKVNQPADKAKAKAKAKSAEDKSFGLKNKNKSKKVQQQINQMKAGIDGGLAKKKEAEAKRKAEEKKAQEEAKKEAAALFGIQQQKVPFGVDPKSILCEFFKQGLCTKGNKCKFSHDPNVGRKVVKKDLYTDSRQEEKENDTMDNWDEEKLRKVILSKHGNPKTTTEKVCKFFIEAVENGKYGWFWVCPNGGNECKYKHSLPPGFVLKTKEQKKLERLAAENEPKITLEEFLELERSKLDKSKFTPITAESFAKWKQEQTSKKESQKKEDEKRGRRVLTGREVILEKFSDKYYTEEDNGETWDLSQFKSNLPDDSDPNIKDYGDGSKAQEYYQQEDNQSESLENKDAITA
- a CDS encoding phosphatidate phosphatase (Ortholog(s) have phosphatidate phosphatase activity, role in actin cytoskeleton organization, cellular lipid metabolic process and actin cortical patch localization); this translates as MTARDESTVPLSRRQRLMGLARNTRDNYIPKITGSVSSFASGASRAFTNTDVYDENGRILLPKDSTIQLFPSYTRHQDGKYFVDVQGWVFTPGVMNRKNRVVLSVVKQIMKQRETSRAALNSIENDSTMKQEVFNPDSASSDTESIISVDSSHSSRSSNASLNPDDVIKERLSSFFARSIPNTELSITIGSESKVDNLKQLYISTDGYGHFETTIEVPYKPSVIQASSKLVDTVFAFQDINVYSNSGIGIISDIDDTVKLTGVIGEKMVLLRNLLTNEVSSWSIPAVIKWYQNIYKRENVSFFYVSNSPWQLYNTINEYFQHTGLPPGSVHLKRYSGNIIASLLEPSSSRKRRALHKILQDFPDKKFVCIGDSGEHDLEAYVDLARSFPNRILSINIRYVEDSFSDDNDQKIYNEVIRLITLKRKEIPKTTDTLKPSANKKSLSPSADDQIEDLIDLSDASVQQTPKKLPPMVPKKPTKLKGQNMTRKPPPPPPPPPSRNRGNTLTHSYTDSVMLSPHSTTQSSLPTSPPSSSNVASDGNSIDEELPPLPPRRQTSPSINSSTSHDSELDSICNSPGFIELEEYDQKGANWIKRIISSIHQLESVDTKLNIFKDDDDAFFKSSCIELDELKK